Below is a window of Malus domestica chromosome 13, GDT2T_hap1 DNA.
ttggcctagccctcagtTAGAGACGGTTTTCGTGTCATTTCGAGCTATTTTTAGCTCTATGGCCCTTTGGTCGGATCGGTTGGAAATGACCTTAGATTGGGTCAAGTAGCCTTTTGTTCGGCCTCAAGTAGTGGTAACGCTCACCACTTTATTTATCATCgttgaataaatttaaatttttcaaatttatatttatCTACTAGACAGTTCAAAAAACGAATAAATATGAAAagtgagcaaaaatattcccGTTAAAATTTCAAACGCATGAACATGGATTAGCTGCATTCTCATTACTGTACTTGCCGACATCCAAAATCATGCTCAAAGCCtccaaaaattataattttgagaagaaaagaaattctAATTAAAGCTTAAACAAAAAGTTGACTAATACACTGTTACATTAAACAAAGTTGACTGATATATTTTTCAACATTTAATCAGACAGAGTACGAACGAGCGCACATTATATACAAACTTACAAAGTGTGTCTCCACTCTCCACCCGCTCTCAATTCTCAAACCCCCAAAAATGGCAACCCTAAAACCCGACCCGCTCCTTCATCGTCTTCGAAACGCCGATGACCATAGGCTGAAACGCTTCAGGCGCAGGCTCTGCGACGCCGTTTTGGCCCGCATTGCCGCTTCCGAACCCTCCAAACCCATCGACTCCGACCGCCTCAAGTCCAACATCGAGCGCGGCCTCCGGCTGCTCATCCCGGCATTCCACATTCCGAATCACCCTCCTTATGCCTCGGTAAATTTCACTTTAATTAACACAGCAAAGTTGTTTAATTTCTTGTTTCACTTCATTCAATAtattaaaagtgcttttattgTTGGGACTGCTTTTGGAAGTAGCCTATCTGCTCATAAGTACTACAAGTGTTGAAGTTCttgtaaaaaaatttaagtgCTTTCTGGAAAAGCACCTGCTCAGAAAGTGCTTATACGACCGAAGTTAGTTAGAAGCGTTTTTGTTTGTCCTGAAGGGCTAGTTTGGGACTGCTTCTAAAGGAAGCATTTGTGCTCAAAAGGGCTTTTGCTAGAAGTTCTTTTATTGTAAACATACTGACAATTTTTATCAAAAATCCTAATTGCTTCTCCCAAAAGTCCTTCTTCACCGTAGAAGTGATTAGTAAGTTTAAAGTGAGTAGAGCCTTTTTTCCCCCTCTTTTTGTGTGTAGTGTGGTTTTACGATCTCGTTTGTTcgctttgtgtttttgtttaatgTAGATGATTCAGAGGGCAATAAAGGTGTTGAATGAGGATGGTGGGGCGAGTGAGGGGGGCATATCGGAGTTTATCAAAAGGGAATACAAGGATTTGCCATTGGCACATGAAGGTTTTTTGAGGCATCATTTGAGGAAGCTTTGTGAGAGTGGAGTGGTTGTGAGTTTGAAACGTGGGAGGTACAATGTTGCGAATcaggatgatgaagatgatgatgggAATGTGGAGGATAGAGAGTGCCATAGCAAAAGGCGGGAGGGGAAAGGAAGAGTACCGGGTAGACGGCAAGGAGTTGAGGATGAGGATGGAGGTAGGGAGGAAGAGGCGCAtaaaaaagtgtttggagaaagCATTGCAGAGATGCAGCTAAAAGATAAAGGTGACGCGGGGGAAAAGCAAGAGCATTTTGGAGTGACTGAAGACCAATGTGAACCAGAAACAAAGCAAATGCAAGTAAGTGGAGGAcaatttgtttacatttttaactgcTTATCTGGTAATCTTTtgtttggtttgaattttgttGAGCAATGCTGTTCACGTATCACCATTATTGCATCTTCACTTGATATTTTCTTCTTGTATCTTGTTTTTtactttcctttgatttttcttttcatcatTAGCACtttagttcttttttttttgctgctgGCAACATTGTGTGTGTAATTTCTGTTTGACAGTGCAGATGGCAAGCAAGGAGTTGGATGAAGGGGGTTTGAGTGAAGAAGGAATAGTGGCATTTGTTGAACCGAAATATAACCATGGAGAAGTGGTTAAAAAGGAAACGGTAAAAGAACATATTGAAGCTGAAGTGATCAAAGAAAATCATCATAGAAAAGAAGAGCAAAGTAGGAAGATATTTAAGCAAAGCGAACCACAAGCTCAAAATGTTAAAGTCGGAACTAAGATATTGGGCATAAGTTTGGAAGGTGGGAGGTACGATGTTGGGGTTAAGGATGGTGGTGATGGGGGCGTGGAGGACAGAGAGTGCAGGAGTGAAAGGGGGCTGGGAAGGGTACAGGGTAGACAGGGCAGAAATGAGGATGGAGGTAGGGAGGAAGGGGAGCAAAATGAAGGTTTTGGAAAAAGCATGATGGTGGGAAGACACAATGAAGAAAAGCAAGAGCATTTTGGAGTGACCGAAAACCAATGTGAATCGGAAATGAAGCTAATGCAAATGATTGAGGAACAATTTGATTTTGAGGTACGGCCTGCGACTTTTCATTTTCTGCCTTTGGTTTCTATTATATTCGTATTTACTTTGCTTATCtggtaaatattttttattggtgatacTGTATGGAAGGTAGTAGGCTCACTCAACTAAAAGAGAAATATTGAAACTGCCAAGAACAATGAAAACCCTTCGTGACTTTCAGTTTGTTGTGGTTTCTGTTTGACAATGCAGAGGGCAGGCATAGAGTTGGATGGGGAAGGGGGTTTGAATGAAGAAGCAATAGTGGCATTCCCCAAACCAGAATATAACCCGGGGAAAGC
It encodes the following:
- the LOC114820642 gene encoding uncharacterized protein, coding for MATLKPDPLLHRLRNADDHRLKRFRRRLCDAVLARIAASEPSKPIDSDRLKSNIERGLRLLIPAFHIPNHPPYASMIQRAIKVLNEDGGASEGGISEFIKREYKDLPLAHEGFLRHHLRKLCESGVVVSLKRGRYNVANQDDEDDDGNVEDRECHSKRREGKGRVPGRRQGVEDEDGGREEEAHKKVFGESIAEMQLKDKGDAGEKQEHFGVTEDQCEPETKQMQMASKELDEGGLSEEGIVAFVEPKYNHGEVVKKETVKEHIEAEVIKENHHRKEEQSRKIFKQSEPQAQNVKVGTKILGISLEGGRYDVGVKDGGDGGVEDRECRSERGLGRVQGRQGRNEDGGREEGEQNEGFGKSMMVGRHNEEKQEHFGVTENQCESEMKLMQMIEEQFDFERAGIELDGEGGLNEEAIVAFPKPEYNPGKANTNEMIKEKTEAEVIEENHHREEVQSGETYEQNEPQAQEVEVIENHCHPQSVKIRESGDVVQGQNFEVGSKILECHGDENPKTQLKGPFAPDGQQQKPPLQGQVKGRRGKPRKPRKDSESSWQWVPFVPESPHEEQPPKRRGRPPKARNNVDVSTRALVPEHDQNEQPPRGRGRGRPRKPKQGGGEPSLPSQPHHPQQQPQRRGRGRPLKPKLVAENAEIPEKLEIEQLQ